TCCGGGATCAACCCGAGGGAGGAGGTGGGGCCATGCCGGGGAGCGTGGAGGCGCGCCTGCGGGAGATGGGGATCGAACTGCCGGCCGCCGCGGCGCCGGTGGCCAACTTCGTGCCCTGCGTGCGGACGGGGAGCACCCTCTTCGTCTCCGGGCAGATCCCGTCGTGGAACGGGGAGATCCGGTACGTGGGCCGGGTGGGCGACGAGGTCGGGGTCGAGGAGGCGCGCCGGGCCGCCCGCCTCTGCGCGCTGAACGTGCTGGCGCAGGCGCAGGCGTTCCTGGGCGGGCTGGACGGCGTGACGAGGGTGTGCATGGTGCAGGGCTTCGTCAACGCCGTCCCCGGGTTCACCGACCACCCGGCGGTGGTCAACGGGGCGAGCGACCTCTTCGTGGAGGTGTTCGGCGAGGCCGGCCGGCACGCCCGCTTC
The sequence above is a segment of the Longimicrobium sp. genome. Coding sequences within it:
- a CDS encoding RidA family protein: MPGSVEARLREMGIELPAAAAPVANFVPCVRTGSTLFVSGQIPSWNGEIRYVGRVGDEVGVEEARRAARLCALNVLAQAQAFLGGLDGVTRVCMVQGFVNAVPGFTDHPAVVNGASDLFVEVFGEAGRHARFAVGAGSLPFNVAVEVAAVLEVAGGPMAEERQGS